In Juglans microcarpa x Juglans regia isolate MS1-56 chromosome 8D, Jm3101_v1.0, whole genome shotgun sequence, the following are encoded in one genomic region:
- the LOC121242726 gene encoding uncharacterized protein LOC121242726 isoform X1, with translation MGSQIPMNSDRTRTNWTPAMERYFIDLLLDQVHRGNRMGHTFNKQAWTDMLTMFNAYFGSPYDEKVLKSHYTNLWTQFNDIKILLDQNGFSWDDTKQMVVASHHVWDSYVKAHPEAQSYRNKALMNFNDLCLIYAHTTADGRYSRSSHDLDFDDDIQGLNIGIGVNSLLPASKKHPRKDWTLAMDQYFVKLMLHQLKKGHKVHNTFKKQAWKDMLTLFNGKYGTKYGKSFLKHRYNKLFKYYTDMKRLLEVKGFSWDEKQQKIAAADYAWDTYIKAHPDASQYRKKTLLNCRDLELIFGNAVSNGHFSHFQRGKNFEGEEKEGHSSAGSECQRMIWTSPMDRYLIELLQDQVLSGNKIGHGFVAEAWIEMVKLFNAKFGTHYDKDVLKNRYKHLRRQYNDIKVLLEQGGFSWDETREMVTAEDYVWDSYTKVHPDARSYKNTSVPSYHKLCVIYGEEVSNGRHSVSACNADLDSEDPDLMIGEDIQCNANSEFSRTHWTPSMDRYLIDIMLEEEHKGKKIDFTFKNQACIDMVMLFKERFALHYDKDFLKIHYRSLEKQYYDMKNLLDQSGFSWDETRQMVTAYGDVWDAYLKENPDAKSYRNKPKPNYNDLCLIYGNPVSDRGCYQSGQDIGCNGVEFSEGARLSNSHHWRTDWTPQMDRYFIDLMLEQVCNGSIVDHKFNKLAWSDMVSKFSAEFGYQYDKDVLKSRFMNLRKRFNDMKTLLDHSGFTWDEMQQMITAEDDLWHGYIKEHPDARTYRNRTLPNFNDLFLIYGSENTGKRSNYSSHTMEAEDCMLGVNIGEEDDQSPANSDPLGINWTRQMDRYFIDLMLEQLHRGNKIYGTYNEQAWTWMIASFNKKFGLICDKDVLEDRYLSLMKEYTDVLNLLNHNGFAWDEIDQTVIADDDVWMAYIKEYPDAIAYRDRILDGYSDLGLIYGNDSWNGRTSSLDIKFETDNNAFGMGINDVGDMQSPSGEFGMSRKRKKRKSASSSTSACTQKVQRTLGEEIQEAAEEKSCLVKTHGGTEEDKDYSSIECIVAALQTVPDMDDELFLEACELLEDERKAKMFVAMDVTARRKWLLKKLRR, from the exons ATGGGATCCCAAATTCCCATGAACAGTGATCGTACAAGGACGAATTGGACACCAGCAATGGAACGCTATTTTATTGATCTTTTGTTAGATCAGGTGCATAGGGGGAACAGGATGGGCCATACATTCAACAAACAAGCTTGGACTGATATGCTGACCATGTTCAATGCATATTTTGGATCTCCATATGATGAAAAGGTCTTGAAAAGTCACTACACTAATTTGTGGACGCAATTCAATGATATAAAAATTCTTCTCGATCAGAATGGATTTTCTTGGGATGATACTAAACAAATGGTGGTAGCCAGTCATCATGTTTGGGATTCCTATGTCAAG GCTCACCCAGAAGCGCAGTCCTACAGAAATAAAGCCTTGATGAACTTCAATGATTTGTGCTTGATATATGCACACACAACAGCAGATGGAAGATACAGCCGGTCCAGTCACGATTTAGACTTTGATGATGACATTCAAGGATTGAATATTG GTATTGGAGTGAATAGCCTTTTACCGGCGAGTAAAAAGCATCCGAGAAAAGATTGGACACTTGCCATGGACCAATATTTCGTCAAGCTTATGTTGCACCAACTTAAAAAAGGCCATAAGGTCCACAATACATTCAAAAAGCAAGCATGGAAAGATATGCTCACTTTGTTCAATGGGAAATATGGAACAAAATATGGTaaaagtttcttaaaacaccgtTATAACAAACTATTTAAGTACTATACTGATATGAAGAGACTACTTGAGGTAAAAGGGTTTTCGTGGGATGAAAAGCAACAAAAGATAGCAGCAGCCGATTATGCATGGGATACTTATATCAAG GCACACCCAGATGCAAGTCAATATAGGAAGAAGACCTTGCTAAACTGTAGAGATTTGGAATTGATATTTGGAAATGCTGTCAGCAATGGACATTTTAGTCATTTTCAGCGAGGAAAAAATTTTGAAG GTGAAGAAAAGGAGGGCCATTCCTCTGCTGGTAGTGAATGCCAGAGAATGATTTGGACATCCCCAATGGATCGTTACCTCATTGAATTATTACAAGACCAGGTGCTTAGCGGGAATAAAATTGGTCATGGATTTGTAGCTGAGGCTTGGATTGAAATGGTCAAATTGTTCAATGCAAAGTTTGGCACTCACTATGACAAAGATGTTCTGAAGAATAGATACAAACATTTAAGAAGGCAATATAATGACATAAAGGTTCTTCTTGAACAAGGTGGGTTTTCTTGGGATGAAACAAGAGAAATGGTAACGGCTGAGGATTACGTCTGGGATTCTTATACTAAG GTGCATCCTGATGCCCGGTCATATAAAAATACATCTGTCCCAAGCTATCACAAATTATGTGTCATATATGGTGAGGAAGTTTCTAACGGGAGACACAGCGTTTCAGCATGCAATGCAGATCTTGACAGTGAAGATCCAGATTTGATGATTG GAGAGGACATCCAATGTAATGCAAACAGTGAATTTTCTAGAACACATTGGACACCTTCAATGGATCGATACCTCATTGACATTATGCTAGAGGAAGAACATAAGGGGAAGAAGATTGATTTCACTTTCAAGAATCAAGCATGTATAGATATGGTTATGTTGTTCAAGGAAAGATTTGCCCTACACTATGACAAAGACTTCCTGAAGATTCATtatagaagtttggaaaagcaGTACTATGATATGAAAAATCTTCTCGACCAGAGTGGGTTTTCATGGGATGAAACACGGCAAATGGTCACAGCTTATGGTGATGTTTGGGATGCTTATTTAAAG GAAAACCCAGATGCAAAATCATACAGAAACAAGCCAAAGCCAAACTACAATGATTTGTGCTTGATTTATGGAAATCCAGTTTCTGATAGAGGGTGTTACCAATCAGGTCAAGATATTGGCTGTAATGGTGTTG AATTTTCTGAAGGTGCCAGGCTTAGCAATAGCCATCACTGGAGAACTGATTGGACGCCGCAAATGGATCGATATTTTATTGATCTTATGTTAGAGCAGGTATGCAATGGAAGTATTGTTGATCATAAATTCAACAAGCTAGCCTGGAGCGATATGGTTTCAAAGTTTAGTGCAGAATTTGGGTATCAGTATGACAAAGATGTCCTGAAAAGTCGTTTTATGAATTTGAGGAAGCGATTCAACGATATGAAAACTCTACTTGACCATAGCGGATTTACTTGGGATGAAATGCAGCAGATGATAACTGCTGAAGATGATCTATGGCATGGTTACATCAAG GAGCATCCTGATGCCCGAACATATCGCAATAGAACTCTACCAAATTTCAATGATTTGTTTTTGATCTACGGAAGTGAAAACACTGGCAAAAGGAGTAATTACTCAAGTCACACTATGGAAGCTGAGGACTGTATGCTGGGAGTAAATattg gTGAAGAGGATGACCAATCTCCTGCTAATAGTGATCCTCTAGGGATAAACTGGACAAGGCAAATGGACCGTTATTTTATTGACCTCATGTTAGAGCAGCTGCACAGAGGAAATAAGATTTATGGGACTTACAACGAGCAAGCTTGGACCTGGATGATTGCGTCATTCAATAAAAAGTTCGGACTTATTTGTGACAAAGATGTGCTAGAAGATCGCTATTTGAGTTTGATGAAAGAGTATACAGATGTCTTGAATCTCCTCAATCATAATGGCTTTGCTTGGGATGAAATAGACCAAACAGTGATAGCTGATGATGATGTTTGGATGGCGTATATCAAG GAGTATCCTGACGCAATTGCATACCGAGATAGGATCTTAGATGGTTATAGTGATTTGGGCTTGATTTATGGAAATGACAGTTGGAATGGTAGAACAAGTAGTTTGGACATAAAATTCGAAACCGACAATAATGCCTTTGGGATGGGGATCAATGATGTGGGAGACATGCAATCTCCATCTGGGGAATTTGGAATGTCTcggaagagaaaaaagagaaaatccgCGAGTTCATCAACCTCAGCATGCACTCAAAAAGTTCAGAGAACACTTGGGGAGGAGATACAAGAAGCAGCTGAGGAGAAGTCATGTCTAGTCAAAACTCACGGGGGTACTGAAGAGGACAAAGACTACAGCTCAATAGAATGTATTGTTGCAGCACTTCAAACTGTTCCAGACATGGATGACGAGCTCTTCTTGGAGGCTTGTGAACTTTTGGAAGATGAGAGAAAGGCCAAGATGTTTGTGGCCATGGATGTCACTGCACGGAGGAAGTGGTTACTGAAGAAGCTTCGACGGTAG
- the LOC121242726 gene encoding uncharacterized protein LOC121242726 isoform X2, translating into MGYLYQDASQYRKKTLLNCRDLELIFGNAVSNGHFSHFQRGKNFEGEEKEGHSSAGSECQRMIWTSPMDRYLIELLQDQVLSGNKIGHGFVAEAWIEMVKLFNAKFGTHYDKDVLKNRYKHLRRQYNDIKVLLEQGGFSWDETREMVTAEDYVWDSYTKVHPDARSYKNTSVPSYHKLCVIYGEEVSNGRHSVSACNADLDSEDPDLMIGEDIQCNANSEFSRTHWTPSMDRYLIDIMLEEEHKGKKIDFTFKNQACIDMVMLFKERFALHYDKDFLKIHYRSLEKQYYDMKNLLDQSGFSWDETRQMVTAYGDVWDAYLKENPDAKSYRNKPKPNYNDLCLIYGNPVSDRGCYQSGQDIGCNGVEFSEGARLSNSHHWRTDWTPQMDRYFIDLMLEQVCNGSIVDHKFNKLAWSDMVSKFSAEFGYQYDKDVLKSRFMNLRKRFNDMKTLLDHSGFTWDEMQQMITAEDDLWHGYIKEHPDARTYRNRTLPNFNDLFLIYGSENTGKRSNYSSHTMEAEDCMLGVNIGEEDDQSPANSDPLGINWTRQMDRYFIDLMLEQLHRGNKIYGTYNEQAWTWMIASFNKKFGLICDKDVLEDRYLSLMKEYTDVLNLLNHNGFAWDEIDQTVIADDDVWMAYIKEYPDAIAYRDRILDGYSDLGLIYGNDSWNGRTSSLDIKFETDNNAFGMGINDVGDMQSPSGEFGMSRKRKKRKSASSSTSACTQKVQRTLGEEIQEAAEEKSCLVKTHGGTEEDKDYSSIECIVAALQTVPDMDDELFLEACELLEDERKAKMFVAMDVTARRKWLLKKLRR; encoded by the exons ATGGGATACTTATATCAAG ATGCAAGTCAATATAGGAAGAAGACCTTGCTAAACTGTAGAGATTTGGAATTGATATTTGGAAATGCTGTCAGCAATGGACATTTTAGTCATTTTCAGCGAGGAAAAAATTTTGAAG GTGAAGAAAAGGAGGGCCATTCCTCTGCTGGTAGTGAATGCCAGAGAATGATTTGGACATCCCCAATGGATCGTTACCTCATTGAATTATTACAAGACCAGGTGCTTAGCGGGAATAAAATTGGTCATGGATTTGTAGCTGAGGCTTGGATTGAAATGGTCAAATTGTTCAATGCAAAGTTTGGCACTCACTATGACAAAGATGTTCTGAAGAATAGATACAAACATTTAAGAAGGCAATATAATGACATAAAGGTTCTTCTTGAACAAGGTGGGTTTTCTTGGGATGAAACAAGAGAAATGGTAACGGCTGAGGATTACGTCTGGGATTCTTATACTAAG GTGCATCCTGATGCCCGGTCATATAAAAATACATCTGTCCCAAGCTATCACAAATTATGTGTCATATATGGTGAGGAAGTTTCTAACGGGAGACACAGCGTTTCAGCATGCAATGCAGATCTTGACAGTGAAGATCCAGATTTGATGATTG GAGAGGACATCCAATGTAATGCAAACAGTGAATTTTCTAGAACACATTGGACACCTTCAATGGATCGATACCTCATTGACATTATGCTAGAGGAAGAACATAAGGGGAAGAAGATTGATTTCACTTTCAAGAATCAAGCATGTATAGATATGGTTATGTTGTTCAAGGAAAGATTTGCCCTACACTATGACAAAGACTTCCTGAAGATTCATtatagaagtttggaaaagcaGTACTATGATATGAAAAATCTTCTCGACCAGAGTGGGTTTTCATGGGATGAAACACGGCAAATGGTCACAGCTTATGGTGATGTTTGGGATGCTTATTTAAAG GAAAACCCAGATGCAAAATCATACAGAAACAAGCCAAAGCCAAACTACAATGATTTGTGCTTGATTTATGGAAATCCAGTTTCTGATAGAGGGTGTTACCAATCAGGTCAAGATATTGGCTGTAATGGTGTTG AATTTTCTGAAGGTGCCAGGCTTAGCAATAGCCATCACTGGAGAACTGATTGGACGCCGCAAATGGATCGATATTTTATTGATCTTATGTTAGAGCAGGTATGCAATGGAAGTATTGTTGATCATAAATTCAACAAGCTAGCCTGGAGCGATATGGTTTCAAAGTTTAGTGCAGAATTTGGGTATCAGTATGACAAAGATGTCCTGAAAAGTCGTTTTATGAATTTGAGGAAGCGATTCAACGATATGAAAACTCTACTTGACCATAGCGGATTTACTTGGGATGAAATGCAGCAGATGATAACTGCTGAAGATGATCTATGGCATGGTTACATCAAG GAGCATCCTGATGCCCGAACATATCGCAATAGAACTCTACCAAATTTCAATGATTTGTTTTTGATCTACGGAAGTGAAAACACTGGCAAAAGGAGTAATTACTCAAGTCACACTATGGAAGCTGAGGACTGTATGCTGGGAGTAAATattg gTGAAGAGGATGACCAATCTCCTGCTAATAGTGATCCTCTAGGGATAAACTGGACAAGGCAAATGGACCGTTATTTTATTGACCTCATGTTAGAGCAGCTGCACAGAGGAAATAAGATTTATGGGACTTACAACGAGCAAGCTTGGACCTGGATGATTGCGTCATTCAATAAAAAGTTCGGACTTATTTGTGACAAAGATGTGCTAGAAGATCGCTATTTGAGTTTGATGAAAGAGTATACAGATGTCTTGAATCTCCTCAATCATAATGGCTTTGCTTGGGATGAAATAGACCAAACAGTGATAGCTGATGATGATGTTTGGATGGCGTATATCAAG GAGTATCCTGACGCAATTGCATACCGAGATAGGATCTTAGATGGTTATAGTGATTTGGGCTTGATTTATGGAAATGACAGTTGGAATGGTAGAACAAGTAGTTTGGACATAAAATTCGAAACCGACAATAATGCCTTTGGGATGGGGATCAATGATGTGGGAGACATGCAATCTCCATCTGGGGAATTTGGAATGTCTcggaagagaaaaaagagaaaatccgCGAGTTCATCAACCTCAGCATGCACTCAAAAAGTTCAGAGAACACTTGGGGAGGAGATACAAGAAGCAGCTGAGGAGAAGTCATGTCTAGTCAAAACTCACGGGGGTACTGAAGAGGACAAAGACTACAGCTCAATAGAATGTATTGTTGCAGCACTTCAAACTGTTCCAGACATGGATGACGAGCTCTTCTTGGAGGCTTGTGAACTTTTGGAAGATGAGAGAAAGGCCAAGATGTTTGTGGCCATGGATGTCACTGCACGGAGGAAGTGGTTACTGAAGAAGCTTCGACGGTAG
- the LOC121243720 gene encoding uncharacterized protein LOC121243720, with product MALEWVVLGYAAAAEAVMLLLLTLPGLDPLRKGLLSVTKALLRPFLSIVPFCVFLLLDIYWKYETRPTCGSPGACTPSESLRHQKSITKSQRNGILIASALLLYWVLYSVTNLVGRVEELKYRVQKLKNSNE from the coding sequence ATGGCTCTAGAATGGGTTGTGCTAGGCTACGCGGCAGCCGCAGAGGCCGTAATGCTTCTCTTGTTGACCCTCCCAGGACTCGACCCTCTCCGTAAGGGTCTTCTCTCCGTCACCAAAGCCCTTCTCAGACCTTTCCTCTCGATCGTCCCGTTCTGCGTCTTCTTGCTCTTGGACATCTACTGGAAGTACGAGACGAGACCTACGTGCGGTTCTCCCGGCGCCTGCACTCCTTCGGAGTCTCTTCGGCACCAAAAGTCCATCACGAAGAGCCAGAGGAATGGGATCTTGATTGCTTCGGCGTTGTTGCTCTACTGGGTTTTGTACTCGGTGACCAATCTCGTTGGTCGGGTCGAGGAGTTGAAGTATAGAGTCCAGAAGTTGAAGAATTCCAACGAGTAA